The following coding sequences are from one Alosa alosa isolate M-15738 ecotype Scorff River chromosome 3, AALO_Geno_1.1, whole genome shotgun sequence window:
- the heg1 gene encoding protein HEG: protein METCTLRITDQVVLVVLFTLLKSLDGTLTPRTATDSTLMSRGYFLVPSTDLSETALPKELTTSMTEYTKGTSTDFGDSLVGITDVHRSFSEELYTEIKSATEQKTYISTARSSEDHTTSARSSEDHTTSAMSSEDHTTTATSSEDHTTTTTATSSEDHTTTTTATSSEDHTTTATSSEDHRTTTTATSSEDHRTTETSSEDHRTTETSSEDHRTTDHDTESSNSRTAWTSDSSTERERIDFTRLLPSFSQGGHTFLDARTIRDTPSVSWPSTSDLDAPSQTDSTYVSSTMSRVGERTLLSITSNSTSTYTSEDSSLSDASSKAWGDSTGATFHGRVTGKGDSTTSHGFDLTAATSDSQHTTNSTETGESSETEGPNLSTWTQSQTSQNNITQQGFEQTSETGVIFSSTPPLTVVNNRGQGTDVTDRDSRTYSSGTSHTEWQGGVGASTSPFLSSESSHTDMSQPDSVERTVTRVHDGELSTEPSTGSISTGRREDTDGVQPLTEEGTTHVLGLTTTSPRVRGGPTARDDSHYKPFTPETQGPTEPSEALPSTASEPATQSPHQTERDGAGERDTQGVPTEAPSTSASAPATSTSTSPTPLTTRQLEPSSTAETHTPRTTIVTTDTTQGPTQSTPFTPARQPDSRTRGPHTHSPTGGEHTETGVLSTDVTTLHLETSTATPGNTTAQRSPTTASYSKSAPTRAPEATTAGHTPGRTTVQPEATTTQMAVTSATPVPGLPCGSQFCANGGTCVRLAGNTDSCVCLPAWTGPTCTKDVNECETNPCPPGSTCVNTNGSFSCECPLGSDLENGRECTKVKAFLGFFSVNSTHSNSLHEIEGEIKHLLNASLSILRGYIRSSCYRNRTLRNGSEEWSIRAVNMFSISADVNRTVVYNSIQVALRNCSRNPAHCRVHEYKLSYHVESLCKEQSHECDPDRSVCRDDSGTPYCECREGYYKHHDQDKTCLACGDGYQLKNGVCVNCTFGFGGFNCTNFYKLIAIVVSPAVGGLLLILTIALIVTCCKKDKNDINKIIFKSGDLQMSPYADFPKSNRVSTEWGRETIEMQENGSTKNLLQMTDIYYSPALRNSDLERNGLYPFSGLPGSRHSCIYPAQWNPSFICDDSRRRDYF from the exons CCACAGAGCAGAAGACCTATATCTCTACAGCAAGGTCATCAGAAGACCACACAACTTCAGCAAGGTCATCGGAAGACCACACAACTTCAGCAATGTCATCTGAAGACCACACAACTACAGCAACGTCATCTGAAGACCACACGACTACAACTACAGCAACGTCATCTGAAGACCACACGACTACAACTACAGCAACGTCATCTGAAGACCACACGACTACAGCAACGTCATCTGAAGACCACAGAACTACAACTACAGCAACGTCATCTGAAGACCACAGAACTACAGAAACATCATCTGAAGACCACAGAACTACAGAAACATCATCTGAAGACCACAGAACTACTGACCACGACACAGAGTCTTCAAACTCCCGCACCGCTTGGACTTCGGACAGCAGCACAGAGCGAGAGCGTATAGACTTCACTCGTCTGCTTCCCAGCTTCTCCCAGGGTGGCCACACCTTCCTGGATGCTCGGACCATTCGGGACACCCCAAGTGTGAGCTGGCCATCGACCAGTGATCTGGACGCCCCCTCGCAGACCGACAGCACGTATGTCTCCTCCACCATGAGCCGGGTGGGAGAGCGCACCCTGCTGTCCATCACCTCCAACAGCACCTCCACGTACACCTCAGAGGACTCCAGTTTATCAGACGCCAGTTCTAAGGCCTGGGGGGACAGCACTGGGGCAACCTTCCATGGCAGGGTGACCGGTAAGGGCGACAGCACCACGTCTCATGGGTTTGATCTGACGGCTGCTACCTCAGACTCCCAGCACACCACCAACAGCACTGAGACTGGGGAGTCCTCCGAGACTGAAGGGCCCAATCTGTCCACATGGACGCAGTCTCAGACCAGCCAGAACAACATTACTCAGCAGGGTTTTGAGCAGACATCCGAGACTGGTGTAATCTTCAGCTCCACACCACCGCTTACCGTGGTCAACAACAGAGGGCAGGGGACAGACGTGACTGACCGTGACAGCCGCACCTACAGCAGCGGGACGTCCCACACCGAGTGGCAGGGGGGCGTCGGGGCGTCCACATCCCCGTTCTTGTCCTCAGAGAGCAGCCACACCGATATGTCCCAGCCGGACAGCGTTGAGAGGACGGTTACGCGTGTCCATGACGGCGAGCTGTCCACTGAGCCCTCTACCGGCTCCATTAGCACGGGGAGACGCGAGGACACGGATGGCGTCCAGCCACTCACCGAGGAGGGGACGACTCACGTCCTGGGCCTGACCACTACTTCTCCCAGGGTCAGGGGAGGCCCCACCGCTCGGGACGACTCGCACTACAAGCCCTTCACCCCCGAGACGCAGGGCCCCACGGAGCCTAGCGAAGCGCTACCCTCCACGGCTTCAGAGCCAGCCACCCAGAGTCCACATCAAACGGAGCGGGacggagcaggagagagggacacCCAGGGGGTGCCCACTGAAGCCCCCAGCACCAGCGCCTCCGCTCcagccacctccacctccacctcccccacccccctcaccaCCCGCCAGCTGGAACCCAGCTCCACGGCGGAGACCCACACCCCACGCACCACCATCGTCACCACGGACACCACGCAGGGGCCGACTCAGAGCACCCCCTTCACCCCGGCTCGGCAGCCTGACTCCAGGACCAGGGGTCCCCACACCCACAGCCCGACCGGCGGGGAGCACACAGAGACGGGGGTTCTGTCCACAGACGTGACCACGCTGCACCTGGAGACCAGCACGGCCACTCCGGGCAACACCACGGCCCAGCGCAGTCCCACCACCGCCTCCTACAGCAAGAGCGCCCCCACCAGGGCCCCCGAGGCCACTACGGCCGGCCACACGCCGGGCCGCACCACCGTCCAGCCTGAGGCCACCACCACGCAGATGGCCGTCACGTCTGCTACGCCTGTTCCAG GGCTTCCATGTGGCTCACAGTTTTGTGCCAACGGGGGAACGTGTGTGAGACTCGCTGGGAACACGGACAGCTGCGTCTGCCTCCCAGCATGGACAGGACCCACATGCACAAAGG atgtgaatgagtgtgagaCTAACCCCTGCCCTCCCGGCTCCACGTGTGTCAACACCAACGGCTCCTTCAGCTGCGAGTGCCCCCTCGGCTCCGACCTGGAGAACGGCCGGGAGTGCACCAAGG TGAAGGCCTTCCTGGGCTTCTTCAGTGTCAACAGCACACATTCCAACTCGCTGCATGAAATTGAAGGAGAGATAAAACATCTG CTGAACGCTTCCCTCTCCATTCTACGGGGTTACATTCGGTCCTCTTGTTATCG TAATAGAACCCTCCGAAATGGCAGTGAGGAGTGGAGCATCAGGGCTGTGAACATGTTTTCCATCTCGGCCGACGTGAATAGAACCGTCGTCTACAACAGCATCCAGGTGGCCCTGAGGAACTGCAGCCGCAACCCAGCGCACTGCCGTGTGCACGAGTACAAACTCTCCTATCACG TGGAGAGCCTGTGCAAAGAGCAGAGCCATGAGTGTGACCCTGACCGCTCCGTCTGCAGGGACGACAGTGGCACCCCGTACTGCGAGTGCCGGGAGGGCTACTACAAACACCACGATCAGGACAAGACTTGTCTAG CTTGTGGTGATGGCTATCAACTGAAAAATGGCGTCTGTGTCAA TTGCACATTTGGTTTTGGAGGATTCAACTGCACAAATT TCTACAAGCTGATCGCCATAGTAGTGTCGCCAGCCGTTGGAGGTCTTCTCCTGATTCTGACCATTGCTCTCATAGTGACTTGCTGCAA GAAGGACAAAAATGACATCAACAAAATCATTTTCAAAAGTGGAGACTTACAGATGTCTCCATATGCTGACTTCCCCAAGAGTAACCGCGTCTCTACGGAGTGGGGCAGAGAAACCATAGAGATGCAGGAGAATGGCAGCACCAAGAATCTCCTGCAGATGACCGACATCTATTACTCT CCGGCCTTACGTAACTCGGACCTGGAGCGGAACGGCCTCTACCCTTTCTCTGGACTGCCTGGCTCGCGCCACTCCTGCATCTACCCTGCTCAGTGGAACCCCTCCTTCATATGCGATGACTCGCGCCGCCGGGACTACTTCTGA